The Chrysemys picta bellii isolate R12L10 unplaced genomic scaffold, ASM1138683v2 scaf1166, whole genome shotgun sequence nucleotide sequence CTTCTAGGATTTAAAGGCAGTCGATCACTGCAAGCTGTCCTCTTTGGGATGTTTTTGCTTATCTACAGCATGAGCCTAGCGGGGAATCTCAGCATGATCTCTTTGATCAGGATCGAGACGcggctccacacccccatgtatttttTCCTCAGCAACTTGTCCCTTGTAGACCTCACTTACTCTTCCATTATTGCCCCTAAGGCACTGGTGAACTTCTTAGCAGAGAGTAAAGTCATTTCCTTTGCTGGGTGTGCCACGCAATTTTTTTCCCACTCCTTCTCTGTGAACTCTGAGGGTTTACTTCTGGCTGTGATGGCATATGATCGCTTCATAGCTATATGCAAGCCGCTGATGTACACGCTCATTATGTCCAGGAAAGTCTGTGTCCAGTTGGTAGTGGCATCATACATTTATGCCTCCATTAATGCCATTGTGCATACAGGCTCTTTGTTCAGCCTGTCCTTCTGTGGCCCCAATATCATTGATCACTTTTTCTGTGACATCCCCCCACTCCAGAAACTCTCCTGCTCTGACACTCGCGTGGGTGACACAGTGCATTTcctctttgctgctgtagctgcaCTAAGTACTATCCTGGTCATCCTCATTTCCTATGTTTCTATCATGGTGGCCATCTTGCGGATCCGCTCCAACGAGGGCAGACGCAAAGctttctccacctgcacctcccacctgatGGCTGTGTCCATACTGTATGGGGCTCTGTTCTTTATGTACTTACGACCCACATCCAGCAACTCATCAGAGTACGACAAAGTGGTGTCCATGTTCTATACCCTtgtgatccccatgttgaaccccctgatctacagcctgaggaacaaggaggtgaaggacgcCTTGAGGAAGACAATATACCAGAAAATTATTCCTCGCTGAA carries:
- the LOC135979723 gene encoding olfactory receptor 5AP2-like, whose translation is MAHGNHTGVSVFILLGFKGSRSLQAVLFGMFLLIYSMSLAGNLSMISLIRIETRLHTPMYFFLSNLSLVDLTYSSIIAPKALVNFLAESKVISFAGCATQFFSHSFSVNSEGLLLAVMAYDRFIAICKPLMYTLIMSRKVCVQLVVASYIYASINAIVHTGSLFSLSFCGPNIIDHFFCDIPPLQKLSCSDTRVGDTVHFLFAAVAALSTILVILISYVSIMVAILRIRSNEGRRKAFSTCTSHLMAVSILYGALFFMYLRPTSSNSSEYDKVVSMFYTLVIPMLNPLIYSLRNKEVKDALRKTIYQKIIPR